CAGAATGTCAGAAGTGTCATCAGAAGTTCAAGATCAAGAGGAATAATTATTAGTAGTGGAGCGCAAAATGCACTGGAATGTAGAAATATTATAGGTGTTTCGTCACTTATCAAGACATTGGGACTTCCTAGTGACAAATGTTCAAGAGCTATGGGCCAATTGGCTGCATTGGTTTTGCTCAATGGTCGACTCAGGAATAAAAGCTACAAACAAACTATCGTCGTAGGAGGAGGCGACACAAATGTTGTTGATGATCTGAACGGAATTAATTCAACGAAGATCATTAAAATAGTTAAACGTAATCTTCCTGACGATGTTGCGTCCCTAGACGATAAATCAAACAAGAAACCTAGAGTATAATTATGcaataatatattaaatatttcaacGCTAACAGTAACcttttaataaaaaatacaaaatttgttaaaacaaaatataaaatacaAAATCAAATGTTTGAGCAACCTTTGAATTTTGGGAAAGTTACCGTGATTCATAATCATAACAACACTACACAGGGATAGAAACTTTAACGTCAATGTGATATAGTTCgacatttttttcattgtcGAAGTTTACGTTTTGAGAAGTTTTCTGGAAATACAAGTTGGTACATGCTAGTAGAAGGCACTGCTACAACAATTATGGAAGAATTTTTAGAGTTAATCAACAACCGACTTCACAATGAACTGCattgttcttttttcaatgttcTCAAACCTAAAATTCGGCGGACGATATCAAAATGGTCCAAGAGCAAGTAGGAGTTCAGAATTGAGAGGCAGAGAGCAAAAAAACTAATAGTAATTAAATTTTGCCAATCTAGCCATCAATCCAATTATCACAATTTCATATAGTGACTGTACTATCTAACGAATAAACCAACTATGACGgttattcaaagaaaatcGTCTTCCACGTCCgcattttaaaatttttgaGAGCCATGCgaataaattcttttaCTGAGAAAACAGTTCATTTACTCATCTGTTAAACAGAAACACACAGAAAAGTGCCATCGCATTTGCATTAAGTTTTTTTAGAATGGCTAAGGATATTGAGATTTCCAATTCAGAATCCAAGTTTTTGCTTGAGGCTCTAAGACAAAATTATAGATTGGATGGACGTTTATTCGATCAATTTCGTGATGTTGAAGTAACTTTCGGTAACGAATATGGTGATGTCACGGTGAAAATGGGGGATACAAGAGTACATTGCAGAATTAGTTGCCAGATATCACAGCCATATGAAGATAGGCCGTTTGAAGGGCTTTTCCTAATATCCACTGAGAATTCTCCCATGGCAGGAccacaatttgaaaatgggAACAATACAgacgaagatgaaattttatGTGCAAGAATCATTGAGAAGGCAGTAAGACGATCTGGTGCTCTTGATATCGAGGGACTTTGTATTGTGGCTGGTAGTAAATGTTGGGCCGTTAGAGCAGATGTacatttcttaaattgtGATGGTGGTTTCATTGATGCCTCTTGTATTGCTGTTATGGCTGGGCTAATACATTTCAAGAAACCTGATATTACAGTTCATGGAGAACAAGTTATAATACATCCAATCGAGGAAAGAGAACCGACTCCATTAGGTATTTTACACATCCCAATCTGTGTTACGTTTTCCTTTTTCAATCCAAAGGAGacagaagaaaatattaaaggTGAAtccaatgaagaaattacaGTGATAGATGCCACATTGAAGGAGGAACTTCTAAGGGATGGGGTTCTTACAGTaacattaaataaaaacagAGAAGTTGTGCAAGTTTCCAAAGCTGGTGGACTTCCAATGGATGCATTATCGTTGATGAGTTGTTGTCATAAGGCATATTCTATAACAGAAAAAGTAACTGATCAGATTGTGCAAGCAGTCAAAGAAGACTACAAATCGAGAAATAAGTACTCAGAATTATTAAGTTCAGAGAATGCACGTTAAGATACCATTAAGTATTTGGAGCAtatgtatgtatatataGAAGATACGTAGACCAAAGATTCGCATAATGTAGCATAATCATTCAGTATCcaattgtttttcaatattttcagtTGTGAAACAATGATGACACCAAACTTTCTGTGACGCGTCTGAAACGAAACTCATCGATTTGTTGCAGACTGGATTCACTGGAAATGACATATAAATGAGATTGcaaaattggaataaaatGTGTACTGTTCAGCTATAGAGAAATATTTGCCTGcctaaagaagaatttcttGTTAATAGTTCTTGAAAGATACAGTCACGCTAcagaataattttgaatataaagTTATACAAAAATGCCCAATAAACTGAGcaatcaacaacaacatttGGATACCCCTATCAATGCTTCAATTAGACATTTGAGTACTACAGATATTTCtatcaaagaagaagctgaGCCATGTGAACTTCATGAGAAATTACACTGCGAAGAGTGTcaagaaataaatgaaaaaagaATGAGTCAATTCTTAAAGAGATCTATATCATACAATGCAATTAATAATGTGAAGAAGAGAACctcaataaataatctcCATAGGACTTTATCGCAAACAAGTTGTTATAGTAATGGTTCCACTCAAACATATAAAAATTCTAATATCGACccattcaatgaatttctATCTTTTCTCTCCAATGATGATTATATTGGACAAGAGAATATTCTATGGGACAACTTACCAAAAGAAGTTAAAGAATTCTTTATTGCAAGAGCTTTGGCCAAAAAAAAGCTAGCCAATGATCATACAATCCATTTAAATGATCTGAAGGAACTGTTTCGAAATAATGCATCAATACCAAATAACTCTGATATACCCCCTAGATAcattagaagaaatataGCTTCAAACATTAAAAGACAGGCGAGGAAGTCAAGAGAGCAAAATATATCCAGATTAATCGGTCAATTTTTTGACTATGAACTAACAGAAATGCaaaaagaggaaatatTAAATGAGTTCTCAATgccagaagaagaaaatccGTTCTTAAGTGTACATTCAAAAGATAGACAGAAAGAATGTTCAGAAACTGAACCTCCAATCAGTAGCCCAGAACCATACTTGAGTGAAATCAACGAGAAAATCAAGGAgttgaataaattaatgGAGCGTTTAGAACAATATTCTCCCGTAACCACCCCAACCACTAATGATACCGACAAGGCTCCAATTACAAGTAGTTCAGCAACCACACCTCTAATTTCAAAGGACAAAGATCTAAGAGCAACAACTAATAGATCattgaataaaaaaatgaatgaaaCTCCAAGCCACCAGTCCTTGAGAGCCAACCTCCCAAAGAAGCATACCGAAGAAACCTTTTTGGAGATGTTAGCCACTAAATCTAAGAAATTTATGAAAAAGTTTAAACATAAAAAGAAACCGGCAAAGTTGGACTTATATAGGAAACCCACAACTAGTTCTCGACAACTAATACATCCAGCACCATCGGAGTAATAAGTGCAAACAATCTAACTCAATAATTGCATTTAAACCATAATTGGAAATCAGGATTCACCATGTCAATAATAGGATTTTTCGTTTAAAATCCTTCAGTAAACTTCATTAGTAAAAGAATAGTTAGTTATCTGCTCAGATccttatttatttttattccGCGTAAAGACATTTCAATAACTTATATAAAGCACCTTAAAAATAATTGctatatattaataaacGTGACTGACAAAGAACAGTCGTTGAAAAGAAGTGCGTTAAACCTGTATCGAAAGTAAGATGACTGGTGATCTACGCAGAAAGATGATTCTTAAACATATGgacaaattcaatgaagaacaaagaaacTTGCCGCTGAACTCTGAGACTCAAGAGGATACCCTTGGTGACTTACCTTCATTCACTAATAGAATTAGAACCAAAACTCAAAAAAAAGTATCAAACAATGTACCAATTGATAATGAGAGAGATGATTTTCCTGGTTGGGAGGATTACTTCCAATATAAAGAGTTCGTTAAGTTGGATGAAAGGAATTTTGAGTTTAATACATACTATAGTCTTCCGAAAAATACTAGTTCCTCGACAGTCCCAATATTTATCTTTCATCATGGTGCAGGTTCATCGGGACTCTCGTTTGccaatctttcaaagattatatatgaa
The sequence above is a segment of the Naumovozyma castellii chromosome 8, complete genome genome. Coding sequences within it:
- the RRP45 gene encoding exosome non-catalytic core subunit RRP45 (ancestral locus Anc_5.289), producing the protein MAKDIEISNSESKFLLEALRQNYRLDGRLFDQFRDVEVTFGNEYGDVTVKMGDTRVHCRISCQISQPYEDRPFEGLFLISTENSPMAGPQFENGNNTDEDEILCARIIEKAVRRSGALDIEGLCIVAGSKCWAVRADVHFLNCDGGFIDASCIAVMAGLIHFKKPDITVHGEQVIIHPIEEREPTPLGILHIPICVTFSFFNPKETEENIKGESNEEITVIDATLKEELLRDGVLTVTLNKNREVVQVSKAGGLPMDALSLMSCCHKAYSITEKVTDQIVQAVKEDYKSRNKYSELLSSENAR
- the NCAS0H01590 gene encoding uncharacterized protein (ancestral locus Anc_5.358); the encoded protein is MPNKLSNQQQHLDTPINASIRHLSTTDISIKEEAEPCELHEKLHCEECQEINEKRMSQFLKRSISYNAINNVKKRTSINNLHRTLSQTSCYSNGSTQTYKNSNIDPFNEFLSFLSNDDYIGQENILWDNLPKEVKEFFIARALAKKKLANDHTIHLNDLKELFRNNASIPNNSDIPPRYIRRNIASNIKRQARKSREQNISRLIGQFFDYELTEMQKEEILNEFSMPEEENPFLSVHSKDRQKECSETEPPISSPEPYLSEINEKIKELNKLMERLEQYSPVTTPTTNDTDKAPITSSSATTPLISKDKDLRATTNRSLNKKMNETPSHQSLRANLPKKHTEETFLEMLATKSKKFMKKFKHKKKPAKLDLYRKPTTSSRQLIHPAPSE